In a single window of the Centropristis striata isolate RG_2023a ecotype Rhode Island chromosome 18, C.striata_1.0, whole genome shotgun sequence genome:
- the itsn2a gene encoding intersectin-2a isoform X1, with protein MNGGASVWAITPEERGKHDKQFDSLAPVLGYVSGEQARKFFLQSGLPPSVLAEIWNLADMDSDGKMDRQEFSIAMKLIKLKLQGRNLPTVLPITMKQTPVSNSASIIPSSARFGMGSMPNLSIGLPSMPTMSTMPMLTPIPANTSMHSMQTLVPMPMTLPLITSLGNSGLPNGNINLLTPPLVPNNAVLPLSGFSSPMAFSPSTGMSKANSLLDLGSSSSNSSSTTSLASNSPKTGASDWAVPQASRLKYRQQFNTLDKLMSGYLSGPQVRNALIASNLTQTQLATIWTLADVDKDGQLQADEFILAMHLVDMAKTGRPLPLTLPQDLVPPSLRGGIKPIELVNGTGPYITPCIIDTPEIEPAQKTKNMVSFEDKLKENFARGSAELEKRRLALEEEQRKERERREREGREAHERREREAREQENRRRLEEERRLERQREMERQREEERLRELERKEAAKQEIERQRREEWERGRREELGRRKEGELDEISRLRAKKKSLELELEAVGNKHKQISDRLRDAQSKRRILKAEVDMVNQKRDARILEINTTQLQFEEWQRKLSQLVPEQQRLTEKLRNINLNKISSVTLTSLTGSVTEKGVNCRRLKDQLDTLERETTDKLAQMDQYNKELKELREKQVRQQAVLDDLYRVKEEKLRELQRRREEEIERRRREEEEAARLAKIEQERREKERIEKEAEEARQRRLLEEQMARQREEEEREAQARLRAAQEKAQEEERRRREEEEEKRKREEEEERKRKEEEEKEERRRKEEHERGGQQTGLVAQRPSKLTTYRALYSFVARNTDELSIDADGLIQVDEQTVGEPGWFCGSYHGKRGWFPQSYAEKCPHPSTREETAPASPGKTSCPPLPPLNTGRVPDGEVVGDSCVPAQSDPSQSSDPLLARAISSWSATSETHLNFSSGADDIITTLLSFSQGDIISVLQQREDWWLGQLNGTQGWFPKSYVTLETGGNTDVDAFDTCDGVQLEEYVALYTYESPEAGDLTFVEGDVVMVTEREGEWWRGCIGDQTGVFPSNYVRPVEPEANKPGAPVKKPEIAQAVTMSVAPTMHQLCLSPGQLIVVLAKNSTGWWLGELQARGKKRQRGWFHSSHVKLLGPSSSKSSPSPLPVCQVIAMYDYTAANRDELSFSKGQLINILDKTNPDWWKGDASGVTGLLPTNYVKMTTESDPSQQCTIDSLSMPEHGETDGCADLMTLDTMTPQERKRQGYIHELIQTEETYVEDLELVLEVFYKPMSESGRLTEAEMGVIFVNWRELIMCNTKLLKALRVRKKTEGENMPVQLIGDLLASELAHMQPYIRFCSCQLNAAALLQNKTHNQPDFKDFLKKIATNYRCKGMPLSSFLLKPMQRITRYPLLIKNILEHTPDGHADRSPLREALERAEELCSQVNEGVREKENSDRLEWIQSHVQCEGAIEHLVFNSLTNCLGPRKLLHSGRLSKTKSSRELWAFLFNDFLLLTHSAKPFSSSGTDKLFSLKTNIQLKMYKTPLFLNEVLVKMPPDPSSDEPLFHVSHIDRVYTLKTETLNERTTWVQKIKAASEHFIETEKKKREKAYQARSLKSSGIGRLLVTVTEAQELKACKPNGKSNPYCELTMGAQCYTSRPVSDTLNPKWNFNCQFFIKDLYQDVLCITVFEKDQFSPDDFLGRTEVPVATIKKEMESKGAANRRLLLHEVPTGEVWVKLDLQLYEPTK; from the exons ATGAATG GCGGAGCCAGTGTGTGGGCCATCACTCCAGAGGAGAGGGGGAAACACGACAAACAGTTTGACAGCCTCGCCCCCGTCCTCGGCTATGTCTCAG GAGAACAAGCCAGGAAGTTCTTCCTCCAGTCTGGCCTGCCTCCGTCTGTCCTGGCTGAGATCTG gaacTTGGCTGACATGGACAGCGATGGAAAGATGGACAGGCAGGAGTTCTCCATCGCTATGAAGCTCATTAAACTCAAGCTCCAAGGGCGGAACTTGCCAACCGTCCTGCCAATCACCATGAAGCAAACTCCTGTCTCCAATTCTGCTTCAATCATCCCCTCATCAGCACGCTTTG GAATGGGTTCTATGCCAAACCTGTCAATTGGTCTGCCATCCATGCCAACTATGTCAACCATGCCCATGCTAACACCCATCCCGGCTAACACCTCCATGCACTCTATGCAAACCCTGGTGCCAATGCCAATGACTCTGCCCCTCATCACCTCCCTGGGAAACTCTGGACTCCCCAACGGCAATATCAACCTCCTCACCCCACCTCTTGTTCCCAACAATGCAG TGCTCCCTCTCTCCGGCTTCTCCTCTCCCATGGCGTTCTCTCCATCCACCGGCATGTCAAAGGCCAACTCTCTTCTGGACCTTGGATCCAGCAG TTCAAATTCTTCCTCCACCACATCGCTGGCCAGTAACTCTCCAAAGACAGGCGCTAGTGACTGGGCCGTTCCGCAGGCCTCGAGACTCAAGTACCGCCAGCAGTTCAACACGCTGGACAAGCTCATGAGTGGCTACTTGTCTG GACCTCAGGTTAGAAATGCACTGATTGCATCCAACCTGACCCAGACTCAGCTCGCTACCATCTG GACGTTGGCAGATGTGGATAAAGATGGTCAACTGCAAGCTGATGAGTTCATTCTGGCAATGCACCTGGTGGACATGGCTAAAACTGGCCGACCTCTACCGCTCACACTGCCTCAGGACCTGGTTCCTCCCTCTCTCAg AGGAGGAATCAAGCCCATTGAGCTTGTGAATGGAACAGGGCCGTACATAACTCCCTGTATAATAGACACACCAGAGATAGAACCTGCACAGAAGACCAAGAACATGG tGTCCTTCGAGGACAAGCTGAAGGAGAACTTTGCGCGGGGCAGCGCCGAGCTGGAGAAACGTCGACTGGctctggaggaggagcagagaaaggagagggagaggagagagagggagggaagggaGGCTCATgaaaggagggagagggaggcgAGGGAGCAGGAAAACCggaggaggctggaggaggagaggcgcttggagaggcagagagagatggagagacagagggaggaggagaggctgaggGAGCTGGAGAGGAAGGAG GCGGCGAAACAGGAGATAGAGCGCCAGCGAAGGGAGGAGTGGGAGCGTGGGAGAAGAGAGGAGCTGGGCAGGAGGAAAGAGGGGGAGCTGGATGAGATCTCCAGACTCAGGGCCAAAAAGAAGAGTCTGGAGTTAGAGCTGGAGGCTGTG GGAAACAAGCACAAGCAGATCTCAGATCGTCTCCGGGACGCTCAGAGCAAGAGGCGGATTCTGAAGGCAGAAGTGGACATGGTCAATCAGAAGAGGGATGCACGCATCTTAGAGATCAACACAACACAGCTTCAGTTTGAG GAATGGCAGAGGAAGCTCTCACAGCTGGTCCCAGAACAACAGAGGCTGACAGAGAAGCTGCGAAACATCAACCTCAACAAAATCTCCT CGGTGACTCTGACCTCTCTGACCGGGAGTGTGACGGAGAAAGGAGTGAACTGCCGCAGGCTGAAAGACCAGCTTGACACTCTGGAGAGGGAGACCACAGACAAACTGGCCCAGATGGATCAGTACAACAAGGAGCTTAAG GAGCTGAGGGAGAAGCAGGTGAGGCAGCAGGCTGTCCTGGACGACCTGTACAGAGTCAAAGAGGAGAAACTGAGGGAGTTGCAGAGGCGCAGGGAGGAGGAGatagaaaggaggaggagggaggaagaggaggcagcCAG ACTGGCAAAGATAGAGCAAGAGAGACGAGAGAAGGAGAGGATCGagaaggaggcagaggaggCGCGTCAAAGGAGGCTTCTGGAGGAGCAGATGGccagacagagggaggaggaggaaagggaggCACAGGCTCGCCTCCGAGCAGCCCAGGAGAAAgcacaggaagaggagagaagaaggagagaggaggaggaggagaagaggaagagggaggaggaggaagaaaggaaacggaaagaggaagaggagaaggaggagaggaggaggaaagaagagcaTGAAAGAGGAGGACAGCAGACAGGGCTGGTGGCTCAGAGACCCTCCAAGCTGACCACATACAGAGCTCTGTACTCGTTTGTTGCCCGAAACACAGATGAGCTGAGTATCGACGCAGATGGCCTCATACAG GTGGATGAGCAGACCGTTGGTGAGCCCGGCTGGTTTTGCGGGAGTTACCATGGAAAGAGGGGCTGGTTCCCCCAGAGTTATGCAGAGAAATGTCCTCACCCCTCTACTAGAGAGGAGACTGCCCCTGCTTCACCTGGAAAAACATCCTGTCCGCCACTACCACCTCTTAACACAGG CAGAGTCCCAGATGGGGAGGTAGTGGGCGACAGCTGTGTTCCTGCCCAATCAGACCCTTCTCAG TCCTCTGACCCTCTGTTGGCTCGAGCCATCTCCTCTTGGTCAGCCACCTCAGAAACTCACCTCAACTTCTCCTCCGGCGCGGACGACATCATCACTACGCTGCTGAGCTTTTCACAGGGTGACATCATCAGCGTGCTGCAGCAGAGGGAAGACTGGTGGTTGGGCCAGCTCAACGGGACGCAGGGATGGTTCCCTAAAAGCTATGTCACTTTGGAGACGGGTGGCAATACAGA TGTGGATGCATTTGACACATGTGACGGTGTTCAGCTAGAGG AGTATGTGGCCTTGTATACATATGAGAGCCCGGAGGCGGGGGACCTGACGTTTGTTGAGGGAGATGTGGTCATGGTGacggagagagaaggagagtggTGGCGAGGATGCATCGGGGATCAGACCGGGGTTTTTCCCTCCAACTATGTCCGACCTGTTGAACCAGAG GCAAACAAACCTGGAGCTCCAGTCAAAAAGCCTG AGATCGCTCAGGCAGTCACCATGTCTGTCGCCCCGACGATGCATCAGCTGTGTCTGTCTCCAGGGCAACTAATCGTGGTCCTGGCCAAGAACTCCACCGGCTGGTGGCTCGGGGAACTGCAG GCTCGAGGCAAGAAGCGGCAGAGAGGCTGGTTTCATTCCTCTCACGTCAAGCTCCTCGGCCCCTCCAGCAGCAAGTCCTCACCCTCCCCTCTGCCAG TGTGCCAAGTTATTGCAATGTACGACTACACAGCTGCCAATCGGGATGAGTTGAGCTTCTCCAAAGGTCAGCTGATCAACATCCTGGACAAGACCAACCCTGACTGGTGGAAAGGAGACGCCAGCGGGGTCACAGGCCTGCTGCCCACCAATTATGTCAAGATGACAACAGAATCAGACCCCAGCCAGCAAT GTACTATAGATTCCTTATCCATGCCAGAGCATGGAGAGACTGACG GGTGTGCTGACCTGATGACGTTGGACACCATGACCCCtcaggagagaaagagacaaggTTACATCCATGAGCTCATTCAGACTGAGGAGACCTACGTGGAAGACCTGGAGCTGGTTCTAGAG GTCTTCTACAAGCCCATGTCTGAGTCAGGCCGTCTGACAGAAGCCGAGATGGGAGTGATCTTTGTTAACTGGAGGGAGCTGATCATGTGTAACACCAAGCTACTCAA GGCTCTGCGTGTCCGTAAAAAGACAGAAGGGGAGAACATGCCGGTTCAGCTGATAGGGGACCTGTTGGCTTCAGAGCTTGCACACATGCAGCCCTACATCCGCTTCTGCTCCTGCCAGCTCAACGCTGCTGCCCTGCTgcagaacaaaacacacaaccagCCTGACTTTAAAGACTTCCTCAAG AAGATAGCCACAAATTACCGCTGTAAAGGAATGCCTCTGTCCAGCTTCCTCCTCAAGCCCATGCAGAGGATCACACGCTACCCGCTGCTCATAAAGAAC ATCCTGGAGCACACCCCGGATGGTCACGCGGACCGCAGCCCACTGAGAGAAGCTCTGGAGCGGGCCGAGGAGCTGTGCTCTCAGGTCAACGAGGGAGTCAGAGAGAAGGAGAACTCAGACAGGCTGGAGTGGATACAGAGCCACGTGCAATGTGAAGGAGCTATAGAG CACTTGGTCTTCAACTCACTGACTAATTGCCTCGGGCCTCGCAAGTTGCTCCACAGCGGCCGGCTTTCCAAAACCAAAAGCAGCAGGGAGCTGTGGGCTTTCCTCTTCAATGATTTCCTTCTACTCACACACAGCGCCAAacccttctcctcctcaggaACAGACAAGCTTTTCAGCCTCAAGACCAACATACAGCTGAAGATGTACAAAACA CCACTGTTTCTAAATGAGGTTTTGGTGAAAATGCCACCGGACCCGTCCAGCGATGAGCCACTCTTCCATGTCTCACACATCGATCGTGTCTACACGCTCAAAACTGAGACCTTGAATGAGAG GACAACGTGGGTCCAGAAAATCAAAGCAGCATCTGAACATTTcatagagacagagaagaagaagagagagaaagcttatcaag caCGTTCCCTGAAGAGCAGCGGTATCGGCCGACTGCTGGTAACTGTCACTGAAGCCCAGGAGCTCAAAGCCTGTAAACCCAACG GTAAGAGCAATCCGTACTGCGAGCTGACGATGGGGGCTCAGTGCTACACCTCCCGACCCGTCAGCGACACTCTGAACCCAAAGTGGAACTTCAACTGTCAGTTCTTCATCAAAGACCTGTACCAGGACGTCCTGTGTATCACTGTGTTTGAGAAAGACCAGTTCTCACCTGATG
- the itsn2a gene encoding intersectin-2a isoform X2: MNGGASVWAITPEERGKHDKQFDSLAPVLGYVSGEQARKFFLQSGLPPSVLAEIWNLADMDSDGKMDRQEFSIAMKLIKLKLQGRNLPTVLPITMKQTPVSNSASIIPSSARFGMGSMPNLSIGLPSMPTMSTMPMLTPIPANTSMHSMQTLVPMPMTLPLITSLGNSGLPNGNINLLTPPLVPNNAVLPLSGFSSPMAFSPSTGMSKANSLLDLGSSSSNSSSTTSLASNSPKTGASDWAVPQASRLKYRQQFNTLDKLMSGYLSGPQVRNALIASNLTQTQLATIWTLADVDKDGQLQADEFILAMHLVDMAKTGRPLPLTLPQDLVPPSLRGGIKPIELVNGTGPYITPCIIDTPEIEPAQKTKNMVSFEDKLKENFARGSAELEKRRLALEEEQRKERERREREGREAHERREREAREQENRRRLEEERRLERQREMERQREEERLRELERKEAAKQEIERQRREEWERGRREELGRRKEGELDEISRLRAKKKSLELELEAVGNKHKQISDRLRDAQSKRRILKAEVDMVNQKRDARILEINTTQLQFEEWQRKLSQLVPEQQRLTEKLRNINLNKISSVTLTSLTGSVTEKGVNCRRLKDQLDTLERETTDKLAQMDQYNKELKELREKQVRQQAVLDDLYRVKEEKLRELQRRREEEIERRRREEEEAARLAKIEQERREKERIEKEAEEARQRRLLEEQMARQREEEEREAQARLRAAQEKAQEEERRRREEEEEKRKREEEEERKRKEEEEKEERRRKEEHERGGQQTGLVAQRPSKLTTYRALYSFVARNTDELSIDADGLIQVDEQTVGEPGWFCGSYHGKRGWFPQSYAEKCPHPSTREETAPASPGKTSCPPLPPLNTGRVPDGEVVGDSCVPAQSDPSQSSDPLLARAISSWSATSETHLNFSSGADDIITTLLSFSQGDIISVLQQREDWWLGQLNGTQGWFPKSYVTLETGGNTDVDAFDTCDGVQLEEYVALYTYESPEAGDLTFVEGDVVMVTEREGEWWRGCIGDQTGVFPSNYVRPVEPEANKPGAPVKKPEIAQAVTMSVAPTMHQLCLSPGQLIVVLAKNSTGWWLGELQARGKKRQRGWFHSSHVKLLGPSSSKSSPSPLPVCQVIAMYDYTAANRDELSFSKGQLINILDKTNPDWWKGDASGVTGLLPTNYVKMTTESDPSQQWCADLMTLDTMTPQERKRQGYIHELIQTEETYVEDLELVLEVFYKPMSESGRLTEAEMGVIFVNWRELIMCNTKLLKALRVRKKTEGENMPVQLIGDLLASELAHMQPYIRFCSCQLNAAALLQNKTHNQPDFKDFLKKIATNYRCKGMPLSSFLLKPMQRITRYPLLIKNILEHTPDGHADRSPLREALERAEELCSQVNEGVREKENSDRLEWIQSHVQCEGAIEHLVFNSLTNCLGPRKLLHSGRLSKTKSSRELWAFLFNDFLLLTHSAKPFSSSGTDKLFSLKTNIQLKMYKTPLFLNEVLVKMPPDPSSDEPLFHVSHIDRVYTLKTETLNERTTWVQKIKAASEHFIETEKKKREKAYQARSLKSSGIGRLLVTVTEAQELKACKPNGKSNPYCELTMGAQCYTSRPVSDTLNPKWNFNCQFFIKDLYQDVLCITVFEKDQFSPDDFLGRTEVPVATIKKEMESKGAANRRLLLHEVPTGEVWVKLDLQLYEPTK, from the exons ATGAATG GCGGAGCCAGTGTGTGGGCCATCACTCCAGAGGAGAGGGGGAAACACGACAAACAGTTTGACAGCCTCGCCCCCGTCCTCGGCTATGTCTCAG GAGAACAAGCCAGGAAGTTCTTCCTCCAGTCTGGCCTGCCTCCGTCTGTCCTGGCTGAGATCTG gaacTTGGCTGACATGGACAGCGATGGAAAGATGGACAGGCAGGAGTTCTCCATCGCTATGAAGCTCATTAAACTCAAGCTCCAAGGGCGGAACTTGCCAACCGTCCTGCCAATCACCATGAAGCAAACTCCTGTCTCCAATTCTGCTTCAATCATCCCCTCATCAGCACGCTTTG GAATGGGTTCTATGCCAAACCTGTCAATTGGTCTGCCATCCATGCCAACTATGTCAACCATGCCCATGCTAACACCCATCCCGGCTAACACCTCCATGCACTCTATGCAAACCCTGGTGCCAATGCCAATGACTCTGCCCCTCATCACCTCCCTGGGAAACTCTGGACTCCCCAACGGCAATATCAACCTCCTCACCCCACCTCTTGTTCCCAACAATGCAG TGCTCCCTCTCTCCGGCTTCTCCTCTCCCATGGCGTTCTCTCCATCCACCGGCATGTCAAAGGCCAACTCTCTTCTGGACCTTGGATCCAGCAG TTCAAATTCTTCCTCCACCACATCGCTGGCCAGTAACTCTCCAAAGACAGGCGCTAGTGACTGGGCCGTTCCGCAGGCCTCGAGACTCAAGTACCGCCAGCAGTTCAACACGCTGGACAAGCTCATGAGTGGCTACTTGTCTG GACCTCAGGTTAGAAATGCACTGATTGCATCCAACCTGACCCAGACTCAGCTCGCTACCATCTG GACGTTGGCAGATGTGGATAAAGATGGTCAACTGCAAGCTGATGAGTTCATTCTGGCAATGCACCTGGTGGACATGGCTAAAACTGGCCGACCTCTACCGCTCACACTGCCTCAGGACCTGGTTCCTCCCTCTCTCAg AGGAGGAATCAAGCCCATTGAGCTTGTGAATGGAACAGGGCCGTACATAACTCCCTGTATAATAGACACACCAGAGATAGAACCTGCACAGAAGACCAAGAACATGG tGTCCTTCGAGGACAAGCTGAAGGAGAACTTTGCGCGGGGCAGCGCCGAGCTGGAGAAACGTCGACTGGctctggaggaggagcagagaaaggagagggagaggagagagagggagggaagggaGGCTCATgaaaggagggagagggaggcgAGGGAGCAGGAAAACCggaggaggctggaggaggagaggcgcttggagaggcagagagagatggagagacagagggaggaggagaggctgaggGAGCTGGAGAGGAAGGAG GCGGCGAAACAGGAGATAGAGCGCCAGCGAAGGGAGGAGTGGGAGCGTGGGAGAAGAGAGGAGCTGGGCAGGAGGAAAGAGGGGGAGCTGGATGAGATCTCCAGACTCAGGGCCAAAAAGAAGAGTCTGGAGTTAGAGCTGGAGGCTGTG GGAAACAAGCACAAGCAGATCTCAGATCGTCTCCGGGACGCTCAGAGCAAGAGGCGGATTCTGAAGGCAGAAGTGGACATGGTCAATCAGAAGAGGGATGCACGCATCTTAGAGATCAACACAACACAGCTTCAGTTTGAG GAATGGCAGAGGAAGCTCTCACAGCTGGTCCCAGAACAACAGAGGCTGACAGAGAAGCTGCGAAACATCAACCTCAACAAAATCTCCT CGGTGACTCTGACCTCTCTGACCGGGAGTGTGACGGAGAAAGGAGTGAACTGCCGCAGGCTGAAAGACCAGCTTGACACTCTGGAGAGGGAGACCACAGACAAACTGGCCCAGATGGATCAGTACAACAAGGAGCTTAAG GAGCTGAGGGAGAAGCAGGTGAGGCAGCAGGCTGTCCTGGACGACCTGTACAGAGTCAAAGAGGAGAAACTGAGGGAGTTGCAGAGGCGCAGGGAGGAGGAGatagaaaggaggaggagggaggaagaggaggcagcCAG ACTGGCAAAGATAGAGCAAGAGAGACGAGAGAAGGAGAGGATCGagaaggaggcagaggaggCGCGTCAAAGGAGGCTTCTGGAGGAGCAGATGGccagacagagggaggaggaggaaagggaggCACAGGCTCGCCTCCGAGCAGCCCAGGAGAAAgcacaggaagaggagagaagaaggagagaggaggaggaggagaagaggaagagggaggaggaggaagaaaggaaacggaaagaggaagaggagaaggaggagaggaggaggaaagaagagcaTGAAAGAGGAGGACAGCAGACAGGGCTGGTGGCTCAGAGACCCTCCAAGCTGACCACATACAGAGCTCTGTACTCGTTTGTTGCCCGAAACACAGATGAGCTGAGTATCGACGCAGATGGCCTCATACAG GTGGATGAGCAGACCGTTGGTGAGCCCGGCTGGTTTTGCGGGAGTTACCATGGAAAGAGGGGCTGGTTCCCCCAGAGTTATGCAGAGAAATGTCCTCACCCCTCTACTAGAGAGGAGACTGCCCCTGCTTCACCTGGAAAAACATCCTGTCCGCCACTACCACCTCTTAACACAGG CAGAGTCCCAGATGGGGAGGTAGTGGGCGACAGCTGTGTTCCTGCCCAATCAGACCCTTCTCAG TCCTCTGACCCTCTGTTGGCTCGAGCCATCTCCTCTTGGTCAGCCACCTCAGAAACTCACCTCAACTTCTCCTCCGGCGCGGACGACATCATCACTACGCTGCTGAGCTTTTCACAGGGTGACATCATCAGCGTGCTGCAGCAGAGGGAAGACTGGTGGTTGGGCCAGCTCAACGGGACGCAGGGATGGTTCCCTAAAAGCTATGTCACTTTGGAGACGGGTGGCAATACAGA TGTGGATGCATTTGACACATGTGACGGTGTTCAGCTAGAGG AGTATGTGGCCTTGTATACATATGAGAGCCCGGAGGCGGGGGACCTGACGTTTGTTGAGGGAGATGTGGTCATGGTGacggagagagaaggagagtggTGGCGAGGATGCATCGGGGATCAGACCGGGGTTTTTCCCTCCAACTATGTCCGACCTGTTGAACCAGAG GCAAACAAACCTGGAGCTCCAGTCAAAAAGCCTG AGATCGCTCAGGCAGTCACCATGTCTGTCGCCCCGACGATGCATCAGCTGTGTCTGTCTCCAGGGCAACTAATCGTGGTCCTGGCCAAGAACTCCACCGGCTGGTGGCTCGGGGAACTGCAG GCTCGAGGCAAGAAGCGGCAGAGAGGCTGGTTTCATTCCTCTCACGTCAAGCTCCTCGGCCCCTCCAGCAGCAAGTCCTCACCCTCCCCTCTGCCAG TGTGCCAAGTTATTGCAATGTACGACTACACAGCTGCCAATCGGGATGAGTTGAGCTTCTCCAAAGGTCAGCTGATCAACATCCTGGACAAGACCAACCCTGACTGGTGGAAAGGAGACGCCAGCGGGGTCACAGGCCTGCTGCCCACCAATTATGTCAAGATGACAACAGAATCAGACCCCAGCCAGCAAT GGTGTGCTGACCTGATGACGTTGGACACCATGACCCCtcaggagagaaagagacaaggTTACATCCATGAGCTCATTCAGACTGAGGAGACCTACGTGGAAGACCTGGAGCTGGTTCTAGAG GTCTTCTACAAGCCCATGTCTGAGTCAGGCCGTCTGACAGAAGCCGAGATGGGAGTGATCTTTGTTAACTGGAGGGAGCTGATCATGTGTAACACCAAGCTACTCAA GGCTCTGCGTGTCCGTAAAAAGACAGAAGGGGAGAACATGCCGGTTCAGCTGATAGGGGACCTGTTGGCTTCAGAGCTTGCACACATGCAGCCCTACATCCGCTTCTGCTCCTGCCAGCTCAACGCTGCTGCCCTGCTgcagaacaaaacacacaaccagCCTGACTTTAAAGACTTCCTCAAG AAGATAGCCACAAATTACCGCTGTAAAGGAATGCCTCTGTCCAGCTTCCTCCTCAAGCCCATGCAGAGGATCACACGCTACCCGCTGCTCATAAAGAAC ATCCTGGAGCACACCCCGGATGGTCACGCGGACCGCAGCCCACTGAGAGAAGCTCTGGAGCGGGCCGAGGAGCTGTGCTCTCAGGTCAACGAGGGAGTCAGAGAGAAGGAGAACTCAGACAGGCTGGAGTGGATACAGAGCCACGTGCAATGTGAAGGAGCTATAGAG CACTTGGTCTTCAACTCACTGACTAATTGCCTCGGGCCTCGCAAGTTGCTCCACAGCGGCCGGCTTTCCAAAACCAAAAGCAGCAGGGAGCTGTGGGCTTTCCTCTTCAATGATTTCCTTCTACTCACACACAGCGCCAAacccttctcctcctcaggaACAGACAAGCTTTTCAGCCTCAAGACCAACATACAGCTGAAGATGTACAAAACA CCACTGTTTCTAAATGAGGTTTTGGTGAAAATGCCACCGGACCCGTCCAGCGATGAGCCACTCTTCCATGTCTCACACATCGATCGTGTCTACACGCTCAAAACTGAGACCTTGAATGAGAG GACAACGTGGGTCCAGAAAATCAAAGCAGCATCTGAACATTTcatagagacagagaagaagaagagagagaaagcttatcaag caCGTTCCCTGAAGAGCAGCGGTATCGGCCGACTGCTGGTAACTGTCACTGAAGCCCAGGAGCTCAAAGCCTGTAAACCCAACG GTAAGAGCAATCCGTACTGCGAGCTGACGATGGGGGCTCAGTGCTACACCTCCCGACCCGTCAGCGACACTCTGAACCCAAAGTGGAACTTCAACTGTCAGTTCTTCATCAAAGACCTGTACCAGGACGTCCTGTGTATCACTGTGTTTGAGAAAGACCAGTTCTCACCTGATG